From Candidatus Sphingomonas colombiensis, one genomic window encodes:
- a CDS encoding iron-sulfur cluster assembly accessory protein — translation MSEIALTSSAAARVAAIAAKQGKPAILRLSVEGGGCSGFQYRFGLADAIEPGDVVAETDGVTLVVDDVSIDLVRGALVDYVESLGGAAFKVENPVAASGCGCGTSFSV, via the coding sequence ATTTCCGAAATCGCGCTCACCTCGTCCGCCGCCGCGCGGGTCGCGGCGATCGCCGCGAAACAGGGCAAGCCCGCGATCCTGCGACTGTCTGTGGAGGGCGGGGGCTGTTCCGGCTTCCAATATCGCTTCGGCCTCGCCGATGCGATCGAGCCGGGTGACGTCGTGGCGGAAACCGATGGCGTGACGTTGGTGGTTGATGACGTGAGCATCGATCTCGTGCGCGGGGCCTTGGTCGATTATGTCGAATCGCTGGGTGGCGCGGCGTTCAAGGTCGAAAACCCGGTCGCGGCGTCTGGCTGCGGCTGCGGCACCAGCTTTTCGGTCTGA
- the xth gene encoding exodeoxyribonuclease III produces the protein MKIVSYNVNGIKARLPRLVEYLTEQQPDIVCLQELKSSDETFPEADIRAAGYGAVWHGQKGFNGVAVLARGADPIERQRGLDGEPEDEHSRYLECEVDGLVVASIYLPNGNPQPGPKFDYKLRWMERLAARARALLAEEVPVVLAGDYNVIPNDDDVYSTRAMAEDALMQPESRAAYRALLAQGWTDALRTRHPQGRVWTFWDYQAGAWQRDAGFRIDHLLLSPAVADRLVEAGVDREYRGREKASDHAPTWVKIR, from the coding sequence GTGAAGATCGTCAGCTATAATGTGAACGGCATCAAGGCGCGCCTGCCGCGTCTGGTGGAATATCTCACCGAGCAGCAGCCCGATATCGTCTGCCTTCAGGAATTGAAGTCGAGCGACGAGACCTTCCCGGAGGCCGATATCCGTGCCGCCGGCTATGGCGCGGTGTGGCACGGGCAAAAGGGCTTCAACGGCGTCGCCGTCCTCGCTCGCGGGGCCGATCCGATCGAGCGCCAGCGTGGGCTGGATGGCGAGCCCGAGGATGAGCACAGCCGCTATCTCGAATGCGAGGTCGATGGGCTGGTGGTCGCATCCATCTATCTCCCCAACGGCAATCCGCAGCCGGGACCGAAATTCGATTATAAATTGCGCTGGATGGAGCGGCTCGCGGCTCGCGCGCGGGCACTGCTGGCGGAGGAGGTGCCGGTCGTGCTGGCGGGGGACTATAACGTCATCCCGAACGACGATGATGTCTATTCCACCCGCGCGATGGCCGAGGATGCGCTGATGCAGCCGGAAAGCCGTGCGGCCTATCGCGCGCTGCTCGCGCAGGGGTGGACGGACGCGCTGCGCACGCGCCATCCGCAAGGCCGGGTGTGGACTTTCTGGGACTATCAGGCGGGTGCGTGGCAGCGCGACGCGGGGTTCCGCATCGATCACTTGCTGCTCAGCCCGGCGGTCGCCGATCGACTGGTCGAGGCTGGCGTGGATCGCGAGTATCGCGGTCGTGAAAAGGCCAGCGACCATGCGCCGACCTGGGTGAAGATCCGCTAG
- a CDS encoding MFS transporter has translation MINALGLLKRRRFLPLFSTQFLGAFNDNLFKTAMVLFATYEIFADSRQESFFNALAAGLFILPFFLFSALAGQIADTTDKARIIRYVKIAEFGIMAMGSAGLLLARAGVPTIPVILMLTAVTGLGVHSTFFGPIKYAILPQHLDEDDVLGGTGLVEAGTYLSILMGTILAGLIYHSVAIVALVTFAVALAGYLTARQVPPAPRLGPPLTLDLNPFRASWRLINGTMHIPRLFLAICAISFFWTIGSVLVVIFPPLVKNVLTSDASVASLVLAIFSVGVAIGSVVINLMLRGHISAKYSPASVIAMAGAVLAFWFSVRGWAPAPAGTLYGVEGFIHHPGAAFMLLSLVGIAVFGGMFVVPLYAFLTTTVPKDQTARTVAANNVVNAGAMTIGSAVVAGLTAIGVTANDLLLAIVAMCFVSAWLAQKLHLACD, from the coding sequence ATGATCAACGCCCTCGGGCTTCTCAAGCGTCGACGTTTTTTGCCGCTTTTCTCCACGCAGTTCCTGGGGGCGTTCAACGATAATCTGTTCAAGACGGCGATGGTGCTGTTCGCGACCTATGAGATTTTCGCGGACTCCCGACAGGAAAGCTTTTTCAATGCGCTGGCGGCGGGGCTGTTCATCCTGCCCTTCTTCCTTTTTTCCGCGCTGGCCGGGCAGATCGCCGACACCACGGACAAGGCGCGGATCATTCGTTATGTGAAGATCGCGGAATTCGGCATCATGGCGATGGGCAGCGCGGGGCTGTTGCTCGCGCGCGCCGGGGTTCCGACGATTCCCGTAATATTGATGCTTACGGCGGTGACCGGGCTCGGCGTTCATTCCACCTTTTTCGGCCCAATCAAATACGCGATCCTGCCGCAACATCTGGACGAAGACGACGTGCTCGGCGGCACCGGACTTGTGGAAGCCGGCACCTATCTCTCGATCCTGATGGGCACGATACTCGCCGGCCTGATCTATCATTCGGTCGCAATCGTCGCACTCGTCACTTTCGCGGTAGCGCTCGCTGGTTATCTCACCGCGCGTCAGGTGCCCCCCGCGCCACGGCTCGGGCCGCCGCTTACGCTCGATCTCAACCCGTTTCGCGCCTCTTGGCGGTTGATTAACGGGACAATGCACATCCCGCGGCTGTTCCTCGCGATCTGCGCGATCAGTTTCTTCTGGACGATCGGATCGGTGCTGGTGGTGATTTTTCCGCCGCTGGTGAAGAATGTGCTGACATCGGACGCCAGCGTGGCCAGCCTGGTGCTGGCGATCTTCTCCGTTGGCGTCGCGATCGGATCGGTGGTCATCAACCTGATGCTGCGCGGGCATATTTCCGCGAAATATTCGCCCGCCTCTGTGATCGCCATGGCCGGCGCGGTGCTGGCCTTCTGGTTTTCGGTACGCGGCTGGGCACCGGCACCCGCCGGTACTCTTTACGGGGTCGAAGGGTTCATCCACCATCCCGGCGCGGCGTTCATGCTGCTGTCGCTGGTTGGCATCGCGGTGTTCGGCGGCATGTTCGTCGTGCCGCTCTATGCCTTTCTGACCACCACCGTGCCCAAGGATCAGACGGCCCGGACAGTGGCGGCGAACAACGTCGTCAATGCTGGCGCGATGACGATCGGTTCGGCGGTCGTCGCCGGGCTGACCGCGATCGGCGTCACCGCCAACGATCTGCTGCTGGCGATCGTCGCAATGTGCTTCGTCTCAGCGTGGCTGGCGCAAAAGCTGCACCTCGCTTGCGACTGA
- the pgsA gene encoding CDP-diacylglycerol--glycerol-3-phosphate 3-phosphatidyltransferase — MLTVPNLLTLSRIVALPLLVACLWWPAWTAGYWLAFALYCLMGITDYFDGYLARAQGTVSKLGVFLDPIADKIMVSAVILMLVATRDIGGIHLIAALVILLREIAVSGLREFLAQLQVSVPVSRLAKWKTTLQLVALGALILGGAVPGEAWVKLVGLVSLWGAAALTIVTGWDYLRVGLKHMD; from the coding sequence ATGCTGACCGTGCCGAACCTGCTGACCCTGTCGCGAATCGTCGCGCTGCCGTTGCTTGTCGCGTGCCTGTGGTGGCCGGCGTGGACGGCGGGCTATTGGCTGGCCTTTGCGCTTTATTGCCTGATGGGCATCACCGACTATTTCGATGGCTATCTCGCGCGCGCTCAGGGCACGGTATCTAAGCTCGGCGTATTTCTCGATCCGATTGCGGACAAGATCATGGTTTCGGCCGTGATCCTGATGCTGGTGGCGACACGGGATATCGGTGGCATTCACCTGATCGCCGCGCTCGTCATCCTGCTGCGCGAGATCGCGGTATCGGGGTTACGCGAATTTCTGGCGCAACTCCAAGTCTCCGTGCCGGTTTCGCGGCTGGCGAAATGGAAGACAACGCTGCAACTCGTCGCGCTCGGTGCGCTGATCCTCGGCGGTGCAGTGCCGGGAGAGGCGTGGGTGAAGCTGGTCGGGCTCGTTTCCTTGTGGGGGGCGGCCGCGCTCACCATCGTCACCGGCTGGGACTATTTGCGCGTCGGCCTGAAGCACATGGATTGA
- the moaD gene encoding molybdopterin converting factor subunit 1 encodes MRLLYFAWVRERIGVAEEQLDPPAEIATVSALVDWLAQRSAGHAAAFADRERLRAAVDQAFVPLDAPIAGAREVALFPPVTGG; translated from the coding sequence ATGCGGCTGCTTTATTTCGCCTGGGTGCGCGAACGCATCGGCGTGGCGGAGGAGCAGCTTGATCCGCCAGCGGAAATTGCGACGGTCTCAGCGCTGGTCGACTGGTTGGCGCAGCGCAGCGCAGGCCACGCCGCCGCCTTTGCCGATCGGGAGCGGTTGCGCGCGGCGGTGGATCAGGCGTTCGTGCCGCTCGATGCCCCGATCGCGGGTGCGCGCGAGGTGGCGCTGTTTCCGCCGGTGACGGGCGGATGA
- a CDS encoding molybdenum cofactor biosynthesis protein MoaE codes for MIFIRVSHEPIDIASEHARVERGGAVATFTGLVRADDGVEELTLEHYPAATEAALTRLADEAAARWSLSAASIVHRVGAMRPGERIVFVGTCAAHRAAALEACAFLIDRLKTDAPFWKRERRGAEARWVDQREGDHRAAEKWSR; via the coding sequence ATGATCTTCATCCGTGTCTCGCACGAGCCGATCGACATCGCCAGCGAACATGCGCGGGTGGAGCGGGGCGGGGCGGTGGCGACCTTTACGGGGCTGGTGCGCGCCGATGACGGCGTGGAAGAACTGACGCTCGAACATTACCCCGCCGCGACCGAGGCGGCGCTGACGCGGCTGGCGGATGAGGCGGCGGCGCGCTGGTCGCTGAGTGCCGCGTCGATCGTCCACCGCGTCGGCGCGATGCGGCCCGGCGAGCGGATCGTGTTTGTTGGCACCTGCGCGGCGCATCGTGCCGCCGCATTGGAGGCTTGCGCGTTCCTGATCGACCGGCTCAAGACCGATGCGCCGTTCTGGAAGCGCGAGAGGCGAGGGGCGGAGGCGCGCTGGGTCGATCAGCGCGAGGGCGATCACCGCGCGGCGGAGAAATGGTCGCGCTGA
- a CDS encoding hydrogen peroxide-inducible genes activator, translating into MAQTYLPTLKQLQYLIALKEHGHFGRAAESCYVTQSTLSAGLRELEALIGVTLVERTRRVVRFTPLGERIAAKARKVLREAEELGDMARAAGRPLSGEMRMSVIPTIAPFLLPRILPRLRSDYPDLKLFLREEPSAAACESLNNGRADCVLLALPYACGEVATQALFDDRLFVAFPEGELPGVATPVSAEEIDETRLLLLEDGHCLKEHALAACNRPELRAEAQMLGTSLHTIVQMVDNGLGVTMLPEMALKAGILEHTHIRARPLAGEHPLRTIALAWRKASPRERDFLLLAEVLAEQR; encoded by the coding sequence GTGGCGCAGACCTACCTTCCCACGCTGAAGCAGCTCCAATATCTGATCGCGCTCAAGGAGCATGGCCATTTCGGCCGCGCGGCGGAAAGCTGCTACGTTACGCAATCGACCCTGTCGGCCGGACTGCGCGAACTGGAGGCATTGATCGGCGTCACGCTGGTGGAGCGCACCCGCCGCGTCGTGCGCTTCACCCCGCTCGGCGAGCGGATCGCGGCCAAGGCGCGCAAGGTGCTGCGCGAGGCGGAGGAACTGGGTGATATGGCGCGCGCCGCCGGCCGCCCGTTGTCCGGCGAGATGCGGATGAGCGTGATCCCGACGATCGCCCCCTTCCTGCTGCCGCGCATCCTCCCGCGGCTGCGTTCCGACTATCCCGACCTAAAGCTGTTCCTGCGCGAAGAGCCAAGCGCGGCGGCGTGCGAATCGCTCAACAACGGGCGCGCGGATTGCGTGCTGCTGGCGCTGCCATATGCCTGTGGCGAGGTGGCGACGCAGGCCTTGTTCGACGACCGCCTGTTCGTCGCTTTCCCTGAGGGTGAATTGCCCGGCGTGGCGACGCCTGTTTCGGCGGAAGAGATCGATGAGACCAGGCTGTTGCTGCTCGAAGACGGCCATTGCCTCAAGGAACATGCGCTGGCGGCCTGCAATCGCCCGGAATTGCGTGCCGAAGCACAGATGCTCGGCACCTCGCTCCACACGATCGTCCAGATGGTCGACAACGGGCTGGGCGTGACGATGCTGCCTGAAATGGCGCTGAAGGCGGGCATTCTCGAGCATACCCATATCCGCGCGCGGCCACTCGCTGGCGAGCATCCGTTACGCACGATCGCGCTGGCGTGGCGCAAAGCTTCACCACGCGAGCGCGATTTCCTGTTGTTGGCGGAAGTGTTGGCGGAACAGCGCTAA
- a CDS encoding peroxiredoxin, whose amino-acid sequence MLTIGDTFPAITVPVQQGVNALPAGETLDLTTAYPGKWKVLFYWPKDFTFVCPTEIVGYSQLKGDFEDRDAVLIGASTDTAHVHLAWRKSDADLAAADFPWLADNGAKLAEALGILDKNEHVAFRATFIIDPDNVIQAVQVNGLNVGRNPAETLRVLDALQTDELCPCNWNKGDDVLQLAA is encoded by the coding sequence ATGCTGACCATCGGCGATACCTTCCCCGCCATTACCGTTCCCGTCCAGCAGGGCGTCAATGCGCTGCCCGCCGGCGAGACGCTTGACCTGACCACTGCCTATCCGGGCAAGTGGAAGGTGCTGTTCTACTGGCCGAAGGATTTCACCTTCGTTTGCCCGACCGAGATCGTTGGCTACAGCCAGCTCAAGGGCGATTTCGAGGATCGTGACGCCGTGCTGATCGGCGCCTCGACCGATACCGCGCACGTCCACCTTGCGTGGCGCAAGTCCGACGCCGATCTGGCGGCGGCTGACTTCCCGTGGCTCGCCGACAATGGCGCGAAGCTGGCGGAAGCGCTCGGCATTCTCGACAAGAACGAGCATGTCGCGTTCCGCGCCACCTTCATCATCGACCCGGACAATGTGATCCAGGCGGTGCAGGTCAACGGCCTGAACGTCGGCCGCAATCCGGCGGAAACGCTGCGCGTGCTCGACGCGCTGCAGACCGATGAGCTGTGCCCGTGCAACTGGAACAAGGGCGACGACGTTCTGCAACTCGCAGCGTAA
- a CDS encoding carboxymuconolactone decarboxylase family protein: protein MALKEFAGSLPDFAKDIRLNVGSLLNETVLNDQRKYGTLLACAHGSGHKPLVDATEAEVADKLSPEAANAARAAAAVMAMNNVYYRFVHLASNEEYGKMPAKLRMNVIGAPGIDKVDFELFSLAVSAMNGCGMCIDSHEHVLKKSGATAEMIQTAARIGAVMKAVATVHAATA from the coding sequence ATGGCGCTCAAGGAATTCGCGGGCAGCTTGCCCGATTTCGCCAAGGATATCCGGCTCAATGTCGGGTCACTGCTTAACGAGACGGTGCTGAACGATCAGCGCAAATACGGCACACTGCTGGCCTGCGCGCATGGTTCGGGGCACAAGCCGCTGGTCGACGCGACCGAGGCCGAAGTGGCCGACAAGCTGTCTCCGGAAGCTGCCAATGCGGCACGCGCGGCGGCGGCGGTGATGGCGATGAACAACGTCTATTATCGCTTCGTCCACCTCGCCTCGAACGAGGAATACGGCAAGATGCCGGCGAAGCTGCGCATGAACGTGATCGGCGCGCCGGGGATCGACAAGGTCGATTTCGAGCTGTTCAGCCTCGCGGTCAGCGCGATGAACGGCTGCGGGATGTGCATCGATTCGCATGAGCATGTGCTGAAGAAGTCTGGCGCTACAGCAGAGATGATTCAGACCGCGGCGCGGATTGGCGCGGTGATGAAGGCGGTCGCGACCGTCCATGCTGCGACGGCCTGA
- a CDS encoding sulfite exporter TauE/SafE family protein — translation MLDLTLASADALLPFILVGFAAQIVDGALGMAFGIICNTLLVAVMGMAPARASANIHIVETFTTAVSGISHLLHGNVDRRLFLRLLIPGLIGGISGAYLLSNIDASVVKPFVLGYLVLVGLYLLIRAATLRHRQARPKVVEPLGLIGGFLDAAGGGGWGPVVTSNLLVQGVEPRRVVGTVNAVEFFLTAAVSATFIYELGVRDFATATVGLLIGGVVAAPFGAVMAKRIPTRVMLVLVGIVLTLTSSYGILHTFLF, via the coding sequence ATCTTGGACCTGACGCTCGCCAGCGCCGATGCCTTGCTGCCGTTCATCCTTGTCGGCTTTGCGGCGCAGATCGTCGATGGCGCGCTCGGCATGGCGTTCGGCATCATCTGCAATACCTTGCTCGTCGCGGTAATGGGCATGGCGCCGGCACGCGCATCCGCCAATATCCATATCGTCGAGACCTTTACCACCGCCGTCTCGGGCATCAGCCACCTGCTCCATGGCAATGTCGACCGGCGGCTGTTCCTGCGGCTGCTGATCCCCGGGCTGATCGGCGGGATCAGCGGCGCCTATCTGCTGAGCAATATCGACGCGAGTGTCGTGAAGCCGTTCGTGCTCGGCTATCTGGTGCTGGTAGGCCTGTATCTGCTGATCCGCGCCGCGACATTGCGACACCGTCAGGCGCGACCGAAGGTGGTCGAGCCGCTCGGGCTGATCGGCGGCTTTCTCGATGCCGCGGGCGGCGGCGGATGGGGACCGGTCGTGACGTCCAACCTGCTGGTGCAGGGGGTAGAGCCGCGCCGGGTGGTTGGCACGGTCAATGCGGTGGAGTTCTTCCTCACCGCAGCTGTTTCCGCCACTTTCATCTATGAACTCGGCGTGCGCGATTTCGCCACTGCAACGGTTGGGTTGCTGATCGGCGGGGTGGTCGCCGCGCCGTTTGGCGCCGTGATGGCGAAGCGCATCCCGACGCGTGTGATGCTTGTGCTGGTCGGCATCGTTCTGACGCTCACCAGCAGCTACGGCATCCTGCACACATTCTTGTTCTAG
- a CDS encoding serine acetyltransferase, with amino-acid sequence MAGLTAYLDSIRARDPAPHSRLEILLYPGVWALAWHRVAHRLYRSRLYFLARLVNHFSRFMTAIDIHPGATIGRNFFIDHGFVVIGETAEIGDDVTIYQCVTLGGTSPDNGVAGKRHPTILDGAIIGSGAQVLGPITIGRRSRVGANAVVTKDVAEGAVMVGIPARATVVEGGQASEPKFVPYGTPCSDVFDPATQKVELLRCELEVMRRRLDALMEEQAGTDRAATRA; translated from the coding sequence ATGGCGGGACTGACGGCATATCTTGATTCGATCCGGGCGCGCGATCCCGCGCCGCATTCCCGGCTCGAAATCCTGCTTTATCCGGGCGTATGGGCGCTGGCGTGGCATCGCGTCGCGCATCGGCTCTATCGCTCGCGGCTCTATTTCCTGGCGCGGCTGGTCAATCATTTTTCCCGCTTCATGACCGCGATCGACATCCATCCCGGTGCAACGATCGGACGCAATTTCTTCATCGATCACGGCTTTGTCGTGATCGGCGAGACGGCCGAGATCGGCGACGATGTGACGATCTACCAATGCGTTACGCTTGGTGGCACCAGCCCGGATAACGGCGTTGCCGGAAAGCGCCACCCGACGATCCTTGACGGCGCGATCATTGGATCGGGCGCGCAGGTGCTCGGCCCGATCACGATCGGTCGCCGCTCGCGCGTTGGCGCGAATGCAGTGGTGACCAAGGACGTCGCGGAGGGTGCGGTGATGGTCGGCATCCCGGCGCGCGCGACGGTGGTGGAAGGCGGGCAGGCGAGCGAACCAAAGTTCGTACCTTATGGTACACCTTGCAGCGACGTGTTCGATCCCGCGACACAGAAGGTGGAATTGCTGCGCTGTGAGCTGGAGGTGATGCGTCGCCGGCTCGATGCGCTGATGGAGGAACAGGCCGGCACCGATCGCGCGGCGACCCGCGCCTGA
- a CDS encoding DUF2794 domain-containing protein yields the protein MGVVTPFPAAAGQGRPSQIGFERLELTRILDLYGRMVAAGHWRDYAIDLGRDAAIFAAFRRAAERPEFRIEKRPALRNRQGMWALVNEAGAVLKRGHELGPVLAPVERRLLKLVES from the coding sequence ATGGGGGTCGTCACCCCTTTTCCGGCCGCAGCGGGGCAGGGGCGGCCGAGCCAGATCGGTTTCGAGCGGCTGGAGCTGACGCGGATTCTCGATCTTTATGGCCGGATGGTCGCCGCCGGGCATTGGCGGGATTATGCGATCGATCTTGGGCGCGATGCCGCGATTTTCGCTGCTTTTCGCCGTGCGGCCGAGCGTCCTGAATTCCGCATCGAGAAGCGCCCCGCGCTGCGCAACCGGCAGGGGATGTGGGCGCTGGTCAATGAGGCAGGCGCGGTGCTGAAGCGCGGGCACGAGCTTGGCCCGGTACTGGCGCCGGTCGAGCGCCGCCTGCTCAAACTGGTCGAGAGTTGA
- a CDS encoding SDR family NAD(P)-dependent oxidoreductase, giving the protein MTIRFDDKVAIVTGAGGGLGREYALELARRGAKVVVNDLGGDRTGTGASDAAQKVVAEIEAAGGSAMANGASVTEYDQMIEMVARAKEKWGGVHVLINNAGVLRDKTFAKMEPADFEFVVKVHLIGSAMATKACWETFREQNYGRVLMTASSTGLFGNFGQANYGAAKLGLAGLTKTLYLEGAKNNIKVNTIAPVAGTRMTEDLFPEEAFKAFSPDKVVPAALFLVSEDAPTNQIVGAGAGVFQASYVTLTQGKLLTGDDLSPEGIQKHWAEITDRTGETVPESGAAQSMLIGKKLAGG; this is encoded by the coding sequence ATGACCATTCGTTTCGACGACAAGGTAGCCATCGTCACTGGGGCCGGCGGCGGCCTGGGGCGCGAATATGCGCTTGAGCTTGCCCGTCGCGGCGCGAAGGTCGTCGTAAACGACCTCGGTGGTGATCGCACCGGCACCGGCGCTTCCGACGCCGCGCAAAAGGTGGTCGCGGAGATCGAGGCTGCGGGCGGCTCCGCCATGGCGAATGGCGCCAGCGTCACCGAATATGATCAGATGATCGAGATGGTCGCACGCGCCAAGGAAAAGTGGGGCGGCGTTCATGTCCTCATCAACAACGCCGGTGTGTTGCGCGACAAGACGTTCGCCAAGATGGAGCCGGCGGATTTCGAATTCGTCGTCAAGGTCCATCTGATCGGCTCGGCCATGGCCACCAAGGCGTGCTGGGAAACCTTCCGCGAACAGAATTACGGCCGTGTGCTGATGACCGCTTCCTCGACCGGCCTGTTCGGTAATTTCGGTCAGGCGAATTACGGCGCGGCGAAGCTCGGGCTCGCCGGGCTCACCAAGACGCTGTATCTCGAAGGCGCGAAGAACAACATCAAGGTCAACACGATCGCCCCGGTCGCGGGCACGCGCATGACCGAGGATCTGTTCCCGGAAGAGGCTTTCAAGGCCTTCTCCCCCGACAAAGTGGTTCCGGCGGCGCTGTTCCTCGTCAGCGAGGATGCGCCGACCAACCAGATCGTTGGCGCGGGCGCAGGCGTGTTCCAGGCCAGCTATGTCACGCTGACGCAGGGCAAGCTGCTCACTGGTGACGATCTGTCCCCCGAAGGCATCCAGAAGCATTGGGCCGAGATCACGGATCGCACGGGCGAGACCGTGCCCGAATCCGGCGCGGCGCAATCGATGCTGATCGGCAAAAAGCTCGCCGGCGGCTGA
- the phoB gene encoding phosphate regulon transcriptional regulator PhoB, producing MPRAHMLLVEDDASLAELLIWHFKREDFDVAHTIDGEEALLMAKEKVPDIVLLDWMVEGISGIEVCRRLRRAAETQNVPIIMLTARGEEEDRVRGLETGADDYVTKPFSPRELVARVGAVLRRVRPGLAGEALSYADLEMDTVGHKVRRGGEVIPLGPTEFRLLKHFLEHPGHVFSRERLLDSVWGHDSDIESRTVDVHIRRLRKAINEGGRQDIIRTVRSAGYALDSDG from the coding sequence ATGCCCCGCGCTCACATGTTGCTGGTCGAAGATGATGCCAGCCTCGCCGAACTGCTGATCTGGCACTTCAAGCGCGAGGATTTCGATGTCGCGCATACCATCGACGGCGAGGAAGCGCTGTTGATGGCGAAAGAGAAGGTGCCGGATATCGTCCTGCTTGACTGGATGGTGGAAGGCATTTCCGGGATCGAGGTGTGCCGACGATTGCGTCGCGCGGCGGAAACCCAAAACGTGCCGATCATTATGCTCACCGCGCGCGGGGAGGAGGAGGATCGCGTGCGCGGGCTGGAAACCGGCGCGGACGATTATGTCACCAAGCCCTTCTCCCCGCGCGAGCTGGTCGCGCGCGTCGGCGCGGTGCTACGCCGTGTGCGGCCGGGGCTGGCAGGCGAAGCGCTGAGCTATGCCGATCTCGAAATGGATACCGTCGGCCACAAAGTACGGCGCGGTGGCGAGGTGATCCCGCTTGGGCCGACCGAATTCCGCCTGCTCAAGCATTTCCTCGAACATCCGGGCCATGTCTTTTCGCGCGAACGCCTGCTCGATAGCGTATGGGGGCATGACAGCGACATCGAGAGCCGCACCGTCGACGTCCACATCCGCCGATTGCGCAAGGCCATCAACGAAGGCGGACGGCAGGACATCATCCGCACCGTTAGATCAGCCGGTTATGCATTGGACTCCGACGGATAA